In one window of Thunnus thynnus chromosome 23, fThuThy2.1, whole genome shotgun sequence DNA:
- the LOC137175839 gene encoding fish-egg lectin-like, whose product MKAVAAFLLVLCYPAVSHAWTCREAPQLSHARQIDAGQGKVVARDSNNYAYFLSASSWYRLGSTKLKHVSVGPAGIWGVDTSDKVYKYIAGNFVQSSGQLKQIDAGGDGQVVGVNSGSQTYCLRRTYASAFKGVGTTTWNSLSRTMKYYSCGPMFGCWGVDTSHRVYVTQTITPTSCGISSWSYVSGISAKMIEVSTDGSVFALTTSGQVYQRNGIYSGRRLGSSWSRIPMCLHVSHLSYDLGQLWIVSQGGIILRCTH is encoded by the exons ATGAAAGCTGTCGCAGCCTTCTTGCTTGTGCTGTGTTACCCGGCTGTCAGTCATG CCTGGACCTGCAGGGAGGCTCCGCAGCTGTCTCATGCTAGACAGATTGATGCTGGGCAGGGGAAAGTGGTCGCGAGAGACAGCAACAATTATGCGTATTTCCTGAGTGCATCATCTTGGTACAGGCTGGGCTCAACCAAACTCAAGCATGTCTCAGTGGGACCTGCAGGAATTTGGGGAGTTGACACCTCAGACAAGGTGTACAAATACATAGCTGGCAACTTTGTTCAATCTTCTG GTCAACTGAAGCAGATTGATGCTGGAGGTGATGGCCAGGTTGTCGGAGTAAACTCTGGCTCACAGACCTACTGTCTGAGACGTACCTATGCTTCGGCCTTTAAGGGAGTGGGCACCACCACCTGGAATTCCCTATCAAGGACTATGAAGTACTACAGCTGCGGCCCAATGTTCGGATGCTGGGGAGTGGACACAAGTCATCGGGTTTACGTCACACAG ACCATCACACCAACCAGTTGTGGCATCTCTAGCTGGTCATATGTGTCTGGGATATCTGCGAAAATGATTGAGGTGTCGACTGATGGAAGCGTCTTTGCACTGACTACAAGCGGCCAAGTCTACCAAAG AAACGGCATCTACAGTGGTCGTCGACTGGGCTCAAGTTGGAGCCGCATCCCTATGTGCTTGCACGTCAGCCACCTGAGCTACGACCTGGGCCAACTTTGGATTGTGAGCCAAGGTGGTATTATTTTGAGGTGCACACACTAA
- the LOC137176067 gene encoding fish-egg lectin-like has translation MKAVAVFLLVLCYLAVSHAWTCREAPRLSNVRQIDAGQGKVVASTSSNYAYFLIGSYWYRMGSARLKHVSVGPAGMWGVDSSNRVHKYVAGNFVQSSGLSMQQVDAGGDGQVVGVTPSSHSTYCLRSSSASTYKAGSLSWSSLSRTMKYYSCGPLYGCWGVDSSHRVYVTQRITPTSCSTSSWTSVSGISAKMIEVGTDGSVFAVTTTGQVYQRNGISSSRPYGSSWSRIPMCMAMNHLSYDLGQLWVVTSGGLLLQCSH, from the exons ATGAAAGCTGTTGCAGTCTTCTTGCTTGTGCTGTGTTACCTGGCCGTCAGTCATG CCTGGACCTGCAGGGAGGCTCCACGGCTGTCTAATGTTAGACAGATTGATGCTGGGCAGGGGAAAGTGGTTGCCAGCACCAGCAGCAATTATGCGTATTTCCTGATTGGATCATATTGGTACAGAATGGGCTCAGCTAGACTCAAGCATGTCTCAGTGGGACCTGCAGGAATGTGGGGAGTTGACTCCTCAAACAGGGTCCACAAATACGTAGCTGGCAACTTTGTTCAATCTTCTG GTCTGTctatgcagcaggtggatgctGGAGGTGACGGCCAAGTTGTCGGAGTAACCCCTAGCTCCCACAGCACCTACTGTCTGAGAAGTAGCTCAGCTTCGACCTACAAGGCGGGCTCCCTCAGCTGGAGTTCCCTGTCAAGGACTATGAAGTACTACAGCTGCGGTCCACTGTACGGATGCTGGGGAGTGGACTCAAGTCATCGGGTTTACGTCACACAG AGAATCACACCAACCAGCTGTAGTACCTCTAGCTGGACATCTGTGTCAGGGATATCTGCGAAAATGATTGAGGTGGGAACTGACGGAAGCGTCTTTGCAGTGACTACAACCGGCCAAGTCTACCAAAG AAACGGCATCTCCAGTAGTCGTCCATACGGCTCAAGTTGGAGCCGCATCCCTATGTGCATGGCCATGAACCACCTGAGCTACGACCTGGGCCAACTTTGGGTTGTGACCAGTGGTGGTCTTCTTTTGCAGTGCTCACACTAA